CTCAAAAGGAAAACCCCGCCGGAAATCCGACGGGGTTTGTCAGCGGTCTGAAGGGCCGGGTCACATAAACCCGGCCCTTCATCCGTGTCGTCGTGTCGCGTTACTTCAGTATAATCTCGACCCGGCGGTTCTGCGGTTCACGGACGCCGTCACCGGTCTCGACCAGCGGTTCGCGCTCACCCCTGGCCAGGGTAACGACTTCCCCGGCAGCAGCGCCCAGACGGATCAGTTCCGCCCTGACCGCCGCTGCGCGACGCTCGGACAGTCGCAGGTTATAGCCATCGGGACCGGCGCGGTCGGCGTGGCCCGTCGCTTCGATCGTCGCAACGGAACCCTGCTCGCTGGCGTTATACGCGGCCTCGATAATCTCGCGGGCGCTCTCCGTGAGATTGGCGCTATCGAAGTCAAAGAACACCAGGAAGTTGCGAACGACCTCGGGTGCCGGGGCCGGGGCTGGTGCCGGCGTTGTCGCCATCGGCGCCGGCTTCAGCGCATCTTCCAGCGCCTTCATCGCCGTCTCATATCCGTCGCGGCACCGCCTGATATCGTCGGGCTGGTTATTCTCTTCGAGTTCCTGAACCCAGCAGTCGAACTGCGACTGGGCCGTCGACGCGAGTTCGGGAAATTGTTCCCGGCCGCCGCTATCCAGCGCATACATCAGGCGTCCCCGCTGCTGGTGAACCTGCACGCGGTTTGCTTCCGTGAAGGAACGATCCCAGAGGCTGTCGGGTTCAACGACCTCACCCTTGGCGGACGCTTCTCCGCGCCGGGCGAAGATGCCTCCGTCATAAATGTCGCCTTCGGCGAACTCGGCCCTCGATAGGGCCACATACTGCTCATGCAGATGGGCCGTGAAACCCTGCTGCACCGGTGTCATGCCGGAGACATTCTCCACCAGCCTTGTATCCGCACAGGCGCCTGCCAGAAGCGCCACCCCCGCGAGAAGCCCGATTACCTGAAATTTCATATGATTGCTCCAATTGAAACCTGGCTGCCAACGTCTTCGGTGGGGCCATGTAAAACAAACGTCGCCGGTACGGGATGGCGCACTCCCCACCTCGCACGCCCGGCACTGTTGGTATCTTCCACGATACTTATGCTATTTATATGGGTACCCGGATGCTGCTTTGACAGGGGGGACCCCGGAATTTTCTCTCAGTGCAGCCAGCGCAACAGTATATATTACAGTAAATGCTATAGTATACGAGCCGTGTCGCCACTACATTCCGGAGAATGAGCTGCTGCCATAATCAGAACGATACCCCCACCACGACGCGGCTGCGGCGCATACTGGTCATTGTCCTGATCGTCAATGCGGTCATGTTCGGCGTCGAAATGACCGCCGGGATCGCCGCGAAATCCGTGTCCCTGCTGGCGGACGCCATCGATTTCCTGGGGGATGCCGCGACGTACGCCATCACGCTGGCGGTCATGGGCCTGTCGCTGCGCTGGCGGACGGGGGCGGCCGTGCTCAAGGGGGCGTCGATGGGCCTGTTCGGCATCTTCGTGCTGGGCGCCGCCATCTGGCACGCGGTGAACGGCACCCTGCCCGGCGCGCATATCATGGGAACGGTCGGCTTCGCGGCTCTCGTTGCGAATGTGTTCTGCGCATTGCTGCTGATCCGCTTCCGGGAAGGCGACGCCAACATGCGCTCGGTCTGGCTGTGCAGCCGAAATGACGCGATCAGCAATGTCGCGGTGATGATCGCCGCCGCGGGGGTCTTCGCCACCGACACCGGCTGGCCCGACGCCGTCGTCGCCGTCATCATGGCGTCGCTGGCGCTGTCCTCATCCTGGCAGGTGCTGCGCCAGGCCCTCGGCGAATGGCGCGAACCGCAGACTACTGAAGCCGCGTGAGACAGGCCGACGCCGCAGCGTCGAGGATCGCTTCCTCGTCGATTCCCATGTTGCGGTACAGGTCCTGGATATCGCCCGACTGGCCGAAATGGTCGACGCCCAGCGCGGAAACCTTCTGCGACCCCACGGCCCCGAGCCATGACAGCGCCGTCGGGTGACCGTCGATCACCGTGATCAGCACCGCATCCGGCGCGAGCCGCCCCAGCATGGTCTCGATCAGCGCCGTTGCGTCGCGGTCGCCGGTACGGCGGCGTTTCTTGGCCTCGAGCCAGTCGTCATGCAGCCGGTCCGGCGAGGTCACCGCCAGCAGCCCGGCGCCGGGAATATCCTCCAGCAGGGTTTCGTAAGCCGCCATCGCTTCCGGCGCCACGGCCCCGGCATAGACAATTGCCAGTTCCGCTCCCGCCGCCGGTTCGCGCAGCCAGTAGGCGCCGGTGACGATGGCGTCCCTGTCCGCCGCCGACAGCGTCCGCTTCGGCTGCGCGATCGTCCGCGTCGACAGGCGCAGATAGACCGCGCCGCCATCGGGATCCTGCATGTGCCGGAAGCCCCATTCCATGACGGCCGCCAGTTCGTCGGCGAAGGCGGGTTCGAAATAGGACAGTCCCGGCATCGACATGCCGACCAGCGGCGTATTGACCGACTGGTGCGCGCCGCCTTCCGCCGCCAGTGTGATTCCCGCCGGGGTGCCGACGACCATGAAACGGGCATCCTGGTAACAGGCGTAGTTCAACGCATCCAGGCCGCGATTGACGAAGGGATCGTAAAGCGTGCCGACCGGCAGCAGCCGCGCGCCGAACAGCGGCGCCGACAGGCCCAGCGCCGACAGCATCAGGAACAGGTTGTTTTCGGCGATGCCGAGCTCGAAATGCTGGCCGGTAGTGGAGCGCGACCATTTCTGCACCGAGGCGACATTCTCCTGCCGGAAGACGTCCGGCCGTTCATGGCGGTTGAACAGCCCGCGCTGGTTCACCCAGCCGCCCAGATTGGTCGACACGGTCACGTCGGGCGAGGTGGTGACCAGCGCCGCCGCCAGTTCGCTCTTGCCGCGGCCGAGTTCGTTCAGGATCTGCCCGAAGACCTGCTGGGTGGAGGCCTGCTCGTGCCGGGGGGCGGTTATGTCCGGCACCGGCACGGTCGCGGCAGTATGCTGGCGCGACGGCGCCCGGTTGAACGGCACATTATCGAGGAACACCTGCAGCCGGTCCGCGCCGATTTCCAGCCCGGCGAAACGGTCCCATTCCGCCCCTTCGGGCACGCCCATCATGGCGCGCAGCCCTTCCATCTGCGCCGGGTTCATCATGCCGGCATGGTTGTCCTTGTGCCCCGCAAGCGGCGTGCCATACCCCTTGATCGTATAGGCGACGAAGCAGCAGGGCGTATCCCCCTGCGCGCCGTGAAACGCCTCCAGGATGGATTCCATGTCATGCCCGGCCAGGTTGGTCATCAGCGCATGCAGGGACTCGTCGTCATGGCTGTCCAGCAGGGTTTCCAGCCCCGAAGTCCCGGCCAGGGCCGTCTTCAGATGGGATCGCCATGCCCCGTCGGCGCCTTTGAACGTCAGCGCCGAATACAAATCGTTCGGGCATTCGTCGATCCAGCGCCACAGGGCCTCGCCGGCCGGTCCGCCGCGCGCCGCTTCCAGTTTCTTGCCATATTTCAGTGTCACCACATTCCAGTCGACGGTGCCGAAGAACGACTGGATCTTCTGGAACAGCATATGGTTGATGACGCCGTCCAGGCTCTGCCGGTTGTAGTCGATGATCCACCACAGATTGCCGACATCGTATTTCCAGCCTTCGAGCAGCGCCTCGAAGACATTGCCTTCGTCGAGTTCCGCGTCGCCCATCAGCCCGACCATGCGACCCGGCTTCACACCCGCCCCCATGCGGCCATGCAGATTTGCATAATCCTGGACCAGCGCCGCGAACAGCGTTTCGGCGATGCCGAGGCCGACCGAGCCGGTCGAGAAATCCACGTCGCCGCCATCCTTGGTCCGCGACGGATAGGATTGCGCGCCGCCGAAACTGCGAAAATTCTTCAGCCTGTCTATATCCTGCCGGCCCAGCAGATGCATGATCGCGTGATAGACGGGGCTGGCATGCGGCTTCACCGCGATCCGGTCTTCCGGCCGCAGCACATCCATGTACAGCGCGGTCAGCAGTGTCGCCGCCGACGCGCAGGAGGCCTGGTGCCCACCGACCTTGAGCCCGTCGCGGCTGGGCCGGATATGGTTGGCGTTGTGGATCATCCAGGAGGACAGCCACAGGATCTTGCGCTCGACCTCCTTCAGGCAGGCCAACTGGTCCGGCGCGACGATCGGGGACGATTCGCTGTCGATCAGTCGGAGATTTGTGGGGGCTGGCGGTGTCATCGGCCGGTTCCTTTCGCGGGGGGAAGCAGGATGTCTCCATTATACCCGGAGCGGCGCGGTCGATCTTTGCCAAGAATGCTTTATTATCCGGCAATTCGGCAATATATTTCGCAAACTGGCAAAATTTCGGTGGATTATGTCCCAGACACGCCTTGATGAGATAGATCGGCGCATCCTCGCGGTTCTGCAGGAGGATGCCCGCATCGCCAATGTGGAACTGGCCGGCCGGGTCGGTATTTCCGCCTCGCCCTGCTGGCGTCGGGTCCGCGCACTGGAGGAATCCGGCGCCATTTCACGCTATGTGACGCTGGTCGATCCGGCGGCGCTCGACCTCAGGGTCAGCGTCTTCGTGCAGGTGACCCTGGAAAAGCAGGTCGAAGGCGCGCTGGAAGTCTTCGAAAAGGCGGTGCAGGCCCGTCCCGAGGTCATGGAATGTTACCTGATGACCGGGGATGCGGATTATCACCTGCGTGTCGTCGTGCCGGACCTCGCCGCCTATGAACGCTTCCTGATGGATCACCTCACCCGTGTACCGGGCATCGCCAATATCCGGTCCGGTTTCGCGCTGAAGCAGGTGAAATACACCACCGCCCTGCCGCTGGCATCGACGGGCTGAAACCCGATTAAATGCGACAAAAGCGAGAAAACGGTTGTTTTTTCGCGGCGTTTGACCCATTTTCCGCGAAACTTACTGCTTAACAACCAAGGAATATCCGTGGCTAAAGAAGAAATGCTGGAATTTGACGGCACCGTGACCGAGGTGCTGCCCAACGCGATGTTTCGCGTAAAGCTCGAGAACGAGCATGAATTGCTGGCCCATACCGCCGGAAAGATGCGCCGTTTCCGCATCCGCGTCCTCGCCGGCGACAAGGTTACGGTCGAAATGACGCCCTACGATTTGAGCAAGGGCCGCATCACCTACCGCTTCAAATAGCCGCCGCCCGGGTCTGTTCGGTACCCACCAGGGCCAGGGCCGCTTCGATGACTTCCGCGCCCGCTTTGGCGCCATAGGCGTTTTCGCTCAGATAACGCCGCCAGCGCCGGGCGCCCGGCATGCCGTTGAACAGGCCCAGGATATGGCGCGTCATGGCGCATAGCGCCACGCCTTCGTCCAGGCGCTCCCGCACATAGGGCAGGAATGCCAGCACCGCCTCGTAGCGGTATTGCAGCCTGTCGGGCGTGCCGAAGATCCGGCTGTCCGCTTCGGCGAGCAGCCAGGGGTCGCGATAGGCCGCGCGGCCGATCATGACGCCATCGACCTGTTCAAGATGTGTTTCCGCCATGTCCAGCGACGGCACCCCGCCGTTCAGGATCACTTCCAGTTCGGGAAAATCGCGCTTGATGGAATGGACCATGTCGTATTTCAACGGCGGGATTTCCCGGTTTTCCTTCGGGCTGAGGCCCGACAGGATCGCCTTGCGGGCATGGATGATGAAGGTCCGGCAGCCACTTTCCGCGACGCAGCCGACGAAGCCCTTCAGTTCCTCGTAGGAATCCCGGTCGTCGATGCCGATGCGCGACTTCACCGTCACCGGGATGGATACGGCGGCCCGCATCGCCGCCACGCAATCGCGCACCAGGTCCGGTTCCGCCATCAGGCAGGCGCCGAACCGCCCCGACTGCACCCGGTCGCTGGGGCAGCCGACATTGAGGTTGATTTCGTCATAGCCCCATTCCGCCGCCAGCGCCGCGCATGCCGCCAGCGCCGCCGGATCCGACCCGCCAAGTTGCAGCGCCAGCGGATGTTCCGCCGCGTCGAAATCCAGGTGCCGCGCGACATCCCCATGCAGCAGCGCGCCCGTCGTCACCATTTCGGTATACAACAGCGTGCGACGGCTCAGCAGCCGCAGGAAATAGCGGTCATGCCGGTCGGTCCAGTCCATCATCGGCGCGACGGACAGGCGGCGGTCCGGATTGCCCTTCGACGGCGTCACTGGCAGAATTCCTTCAATTTCGTATCCATTGCCGGGAAAATAGGCGCTTCCGGCGGAAATATCGACTTTGGTAATTGATGCAGGGTGTCGTTTTCGATATTTTGTGTGAGACAATTCAAAAACAACAATATCTTGTTCAACCCGTCGCGCTCGCGCGACCATGGAAAGGACAAATGGCGATGCGGAACGCTGCTGTCAGGGGATTGGCACTGTGTCTGGCGGGGTTGCTGCCGGGGTGCGCGGCGTTCGAATCACTGACGAACCTTTTTACCGATGACGCCATGCCCGTGGCGATGGGCCAGCCCACGCCGGTGGCGCAGATCATGCCCGCGGCCGCTGTTGCGCCGGCGCCGGCATTCCACGT
This region of Alphaproteobacteria bacterium genomic DNA includes:
- a CDS encoding OmpA family protein — protein: MKFQVIGLLAGVALLAGACADTRLVENVSGMTPVQQGFTAHLHEQYVALSRAEFAEGDIYDGGIFARRGEASAKGEVVEPDSLWDRSFTEANRVQVHQQRGRLMYALDSGGREQFPELASTAQSQFDCWVQELEENNQPDDIRRCRDGYETAMKALEDALKPAPMATTPAPAPAPAPEVVRNFLVFFDFDSANLTESAREIIEAAYNASEQGSVATIEATGHADRAGPDGYNLRLSERRAAAVRAELIRLGAAAGEVVTLARGEREPLVETGDGVREPQNRRVEIILK
- a CDS encoding cation transporter — protein: MSCCHNQNDTPTTTRLRRILVIVLIVNAVMFGVEMTAGIAAKSVSLLADAIDFLGDAATYAITLAVMGLSLRWRTGAAVLKGASMGLFGIFVLGAAIWHAVNGTLPGAHIMGTVGFAALVANVFCALLLIRFREGDANMRSVWLCSRNDAISNVAVMIAAAGVFATDTGWPDAVVAVIMASLALSSSWQVLRQALGEWREPQTTEAA
- a CDS encoding transketolase; this encodes MTPPAPTNLRLIDSESSPIVAPDQLACLKEVERKILWLSSWMIHNANHIRPSRDGLKVGGHQASCASAATLLTALYMDVLRPEDRIAVKPHASPVYHAIMHLLGRQDIDRLKNFRSFGGAQSYPSRTKDGGDVDFSTGSVGLGIAETLFAALVQDYANLHGRMGAGVKPGRMVGLMGDAELDEGNVFEALLEGWKYDVGNLWWIIDYNRQSLDGVINHMLFQKIQSFFGTVDWNVVTLKYGKKLEAARGGPAGEALWRWIDECPNDLYSALTFKGADGAWRSHLKTALAGTSGLETLLDSHDDESLHALMTNLAGHDMESILEAFHGAQGDTPCCFVAYTIKGYGTPLAGHKDNHAGMMNPAQMEGLRAMMGVPEGAEWDRFAGLEIGADRLQVFLDNVPFNRAPSRQHTAATVPVPDITAPRHEQASTQQVFGQILNELGRGKSELAAALVTTSPDVTVSTNLGGWVNQRGLFNRHERPDVFRQENVASVQKWSRSTTGQHFELGIAENNLFLMLSALGLSAPLFGARLLPVGTLYDPFVNRGLDALNYACYQDARFMVVGTPAGITLAAEGGAHQSVNTPLVGMSMPGLSYFEPAFADELAAVMEWGFRHMQDPDGGAVYLRLSTRTIAQPKRTLSAADRDAIVTGAYWLREPAAGAELAIVYAGAVAPEAMAAYETLLEDIPGAGLLAVTSPDRLHDDWLEAKKRRRTGDRDATALIETMLGRLAPDAVLITVIDGHPTALSWLGAVGSQKVSALGVDHFGQSGDIQDLYRNMGIDEEAILDAAASACLTRLQ
- a CDS encoding Lrp/AsnC family transcriptional regulator, which translates into the protein MSQTRLDEIDRRILAVLQEDARIANVELAGRVGISASPCWRRVRALEESGAISRYVTLVDPAALDLRVSVFVQVTLEKQVEGALEVFEKAVQARPEVMECYLMTGDADYHLRVVVPDLAAYERFLMDHLTRVPGIANIRSGFALKQVKYTTALPLASTG
- the infA gene encoding translation initiation factor IF-1, yielding MAKEEMLEFDGTVTEVLPNAMFRVKLENEHELLAHTAGKMRRFRIRVLAGDKVTVEMTPYDLSKGRITYRFK
- the dusA gene encoding tRNA dihydrouridine(20/20a) synthase DusA, with the translated sequence MTPSKGNPDRRLSVAPMMDWTDRHDRYFLRLLSRRTLLYTEMVTTGALLHGDVARHLDFDAAEHPLALQLGGSDPAALAACAALAAEWGYDEINLNVGCPSDRVQSGRFGACLMAEPDLVRDCVAAMRAAVSIPVTVKSRIGIDDRDSYEELKGFVGCVAESGCRTFIIHARKAILSGLSPKENREIPPLKYDMVHSIKRDFPELEVILNGGVPSLDMAETHLEQVDGVMIGRAAYRDPWLLAEADSRIFGTPDRLQYRYEAVLAFLPYVRERLDEGVALCAMTRHILGLFNGMPGARRWRRYLSENAYGAKAGAEVIEAALALVGTEQTRAAAI